A stretch of the Arachis stenosperma cultivar V10309 chromosome 6, arast.V10309.gnm1.PFL2, whole genome shotgun sequence genome encodes the following:
- the LOC130934661 gene encoding uncharacterized protein LOC130934661 — protein MGEGNATAEDGEFSVRMEFGSRELVISAIKSYTISRGVDYTVYELELQTFYAKYKGYGAGCDWLIRASLIRKKACWEIRRYNGKHTCTIDTISQDHAKLDSDIIAEAIKPLVEADLSIKVKSIIAEVQSRFNYIVSYRKAWLAKQKFVVKVFGDWKVSYQTLPIWLKAMTAKMPRSRVQIKTLTVYRESEEVQGVRVLHRIFWRLYPCIVAFIHCKPLVQVDGTHLYGKYKGALLVVVAQDGN, from the exons ATGG GTGAAGGCAATGCTACGGCGGAAGATGGTGAGTTTAGTGTCAGAATGGAATTTGGTTCGAGAGAGTTGGTGATTTCTGCAATCAAAAGCTACACTATCTCTAGAGGAGTTGATTATACTGTGTATGAGCTTGAGTTGCAGACATTCTATGCGAAATACAAGGGTTATGGTGCAGGGTGCGATTGGCTTATTCGAGCTAGCTTGATTCGAAAAAAAGCTTGTTGGGAGATCAGAAGATACAATGGAAAACACACGTGCACCATCGACACGATTTCACAAGATCATGCCAAGTTGGACTCAGATATAATTGCAGAGGCTATTAAGCCGTTGGTCGAAGCAGACCTGTCGATAAAGGTGAAGTCTATTATTGCAGAAGTTCAATCCAGATTCAACTACATTGTAAGTTACCGCAAGGCTTGGTTGGCAAAGCAGAAATTTGTCGTAAAAGTTTTTGGTGATTGGAAAGTTTCTTACCAGACTTTGCCAATATGGTTGAAAGCAATGACTGCGAAGATGCCAAGGTCTCGTGTTCAAATTAAAACTCTCACCGTTTACCGTGAGAGTGAGGAGGTTCAAGGTGTAAGAGTACTGCACCGCATTTTTTGGAGATTGTATCCGTGTATTGTAGCATTCATACACTGCAAGCCACTGGTGCAGGTTGATGGCACACACCTGTATGGAAAATATAAAGGTGCACTTCTGGTTGTGGTTGCACAAGATGGGAACTAA